From Bradyrhizobium symbiodeficiens, the proteins below share one genomic window:
- a CDS encoding hydantoinase B/oxoprolinase family protein: MSKANGASLIDLQIMWHRLIAVVEEQAQVLLRTAFSPIVRECGDLSAGVFDLEGRMLAQAVTGTPGHVNSMAESVKHFINHFPIETMKEGDAYITNDPWMGTGHLNDFVVTTPCFKDGKPVALFSCTSHLMDIGGIGFGPDATDVFMEGLYIPMLKLIDQGVVNETLMAMIRTNTRLPIDTEGDTYSLAGCNDVGCERLVEMMTEFGIDTLDELGDYICDRSREAVLAEIAKLPKGSWRNTMVVDGYDAPVTLAATLTISETGIHVDFDGTSAASKFGINVPLSYTIAYTVFGLGCVVASQIPNNAGSLSPLTVSAPAGAILNAPKPAPVASRHIIGQMLPDVVFGCLRQIIPERVPAEGTSCLWNLNVRGQTRSGVGGNYGFSMAVTSNGGTGARFAKDGLSATAYPSGVRGTPVEIAETQTPLIFWRKELRPDSGGAGRTRGGLGQIIEVGSGVDAPFDILAAFDRIDHPPRGRDGGKNGEAGYVGLKSGKKLRGKGFQQVPPDDRLVVLTPGGAGIGAPGMRDRAAVEADVESGLVSADNAVAVYGYAR; this comes from the coding sequence ATGAGCAAGGCAAACGGCGCGAGCCTGATTGATCTCCAGATCATGTGGCACCGGCTGATCGCCGTGGTCGAGGAGCAGGCGCAGGTGCTGCTCCGCACTGCCTTCAGCCCGATCGTGCGCGAATGCGGCGATCTCTCGGCCGGCGTGTTCGACCTCGAGGGGCGGATGCTGGCACAGGCAGTGACCGGCACGCCCGGTCACGTCAATTCGATGGCGGAATCGGTCAAGCACTTCATCAACCACTTCCCGATCGAGACGATGAAGGAGGGCGATGCCTACATCACCAACGATCCCTGGATGGGCACCGGCCACCTCAACGACTTCGTCGTCACCACGCCCTGCTTCAAGGACGGCAAGCCGGTCGCGCTGTTCTCCTGCACCAGCCATCTCATGGACATCGGCGGCATCGGCTTCGGGCCCGACGCTACCGACGTGTTCATGGAGGGGCTCTACATCCCCATGCTGAAGCTGATCGACCAGGGCGTCGTCAACGAGACGCTGATGGCGATGATCCGCACCAACACGCGGCTGCCGATCGACACCGAGGGCGACACCTATTCGCTGGCCGGCTGCAACGACGTCGGCTGCGAGCGCCTGGTCGAGATGATGACCGAGTTCGGCATCGATACGCTCGACGAACTCGGCGACTACATCTGCGACCGCTCGCGCGAGGCGGTCCTCGCCGAGATCGCAAAGCTGCCGAAGGGCAGCTGGCGCAACACGATGGTCGTCGACGGCTACGACGCGCCGGTGACTCTCGCCGCGACGCTGACGATCTCGGAGACGGGCATTCATGTCGATTTCGACGGCACTTCAGCTGCCTCGAAGTTCGGCATCAACGTGCCGCTGTCCTACACCATCGCCTACACCGTGTTCGGGCTGGGCTGCGTCGTCGCCTCGCAGATCCCGAACAATGCCGGCTCGCTCTCGCCGCTGACGGTGTCGGCGCCTGCGGGCGCAATCCTCAATGCGCCGAAACCGGCGCCGGTCGCCTCGCGCCACATCATCGGCCAGATGCTGCCCGACGTCGTGTTCGGCTGCCTGCGCCAGATCATCCCCGAGCGTGTGCCCGCGGAAGGCACCTCCTGCCTGTGGAATCTCAACGTGCGCGGCCAGACGCGAAGCGGCGTCGGCGGCAATTACGGGTTCTCGATGGCGGTCACCTCCAATGGCGGCACCGGTGCGCGCTTCGCCAAGGACGGCCTGTCGGCGACAGCTTACCCGAGCGGCGTGCGCGGTACGCCGGTCGAGATCGCGGAGACGCAGACGCCGCTCATCTTCTGGCGCAAGGAGCTGCGTCCGGATTCCGGCGGGGCAGGGCGCACCCGCGGCGGCCTCGGCCAGATCATCGAGGTCGGCAGCGGTGTCGACGCGCCGTTCGACATCCTGGCGGCGTTCGACCGCATCGATCATCCGCCGCGCGGGCGCGACGGCGGCAAAAACGGCGAGGCGGGCTACGTGGGCCTGAAGTCCGGCAAGAAGCTGCGCGGCAAGGGTTTCCAGCAGGTGCCGCCGGACGACCGGCTGGTGGTGCTGACGCCCGGCGGCGCCGGCATCGGTGCGCCCGGGATGCGCGATCGCGCGGCGGTCGAGGCCGATGTCGAAAGCGGGCTCGTCTCCGCGGACAATGCGGTTGCAGTTTATGGGTACGCGCGCTGA
- a CDS encoding TRAP transporter substrate-binding protein, giving the protein MITRRNFTAGAATLLAAGHISTRARAATVSWDMSTVWPDGNFHTQNAMAFAEEVKKQTGGAVAITVKAGGQLGFKGPEHLRAVRDGLVPLADVLNIQQVGDEPFMGVESIPFLCGSVEELKVLHKYVRPEYEKIAARNNQKILYIVPWPTQYLHLKAKVADVEGLKNIKIRVPDKNAVEMLNAIGMAAVMIPWGETIPALASGAVAGVSTSSVSGVDGKFWEFLKYVYPTNHVWSSQMLTVNLDSWKALSADQQKLVADIAAKMEPGFWANSLKADVDSLNRLKEGGMEVVPVSDAMMTEIRAKTAPQLDAFLKRVPAADKPVRSYLAEMKRG; this is encoded by the coding sequence ATGATCACGCGACGTAACTTCACTGCGGGCGCAGCGACGCTGCTCGCCGCCGGCCATATCTCGACCCGCGCGCGCGCCGCCACGGTGAGCTGGGATATGTCGACGGTCTGGCCCGACGGCAATTTCCACACCCAGAACGCGATGGCCTTCGCGGAGGAGGTGAAGAAGCAGACGGGCGGCGCGGTGGCCATCACCGTGAAGGCCGGGGGCCAGCTCGGCTTCAAGGGGCCGGAGCATCTGCGCGCCGTGCGCGACGGCCTGGTGCCGCTCGCCGACGTCCTCAACATCCAGCAGGTTGGCGACGAGCCCTTCATGGGCGTCGAGAGCATTCCGTTTCTCTGCGGCTCCGTGGAGGAGCTGAAGGTATTGCACAAATATGTGCGGCCCGAATACGAGAAGATCGCCGCGCGCAACAATCAGAAGATCCTCTACATCGTGCCGTGGCCGACGCAATATCTACACCTCAAGGCCAAGGTCGCCGACGTCGAGGGCCTGAAGAACATCAAGATCCGCGTGCCCGACAAGAATGCGGTCGAGATGCTGAACGCCATCGGCATGGCGGCGGTGATGATCCCCTGGGGCGAAACGATCCCCGCGCTCGCCTCTGGTGCGGTCGCCGGCGTCTCCACCTCGTCGGTGTCCGGCGTCGACGGCAAGTTCTGGGAATTCCTGAAATATGTCTACCCGACCAATCACGTGTGGTCGTCGCAGATGCTCACCGTCAATCTCGATTCCTGGAAGGCGCTTTCCGCAGACCAGCAGAAGCTCGTCGCGGACATCGCGGCGAAGATGGAGCCCGGCTTCTGGGCGAACTCGCTCAAGGCCGACGTCGACAGCCTCAACCGTCTCAAGGAAGGCGGCATGGAGGTGGTGCCGGTCTCGGACGCGATGATGACGGAGATCCGGGCCAAGACCGCGCCGCAGCTCGACGCCTTCCTCAAGCGCGTGCCGGCGGCGGACAAGCCGGTGCGGTCCTATCTCGCCGAAATGAAGCGCGGCTGA
- a CDS encoding hydantoinase/oxoprolinase family protein: protein MLEGAEVRLAVDIGGTFTDIVLDVGLDRKTRKLLTTPQRPEQAVLDGMRLILADARAHISDIDVFIHGTTLATNAIIERRGAKTALIATEGFRDVLDIGTESRYDQYDLTIDKPRPLAPRSLRFTVPERVDAHGAVRLPLDEASVRALAPKLRELGVESVAIAFLHSYANPEHERRAAAILAEEMPDISVTVSSAVCPEIREYERTSTAVANAYVQPLIDGYLARMADALQVEQFRGAIYLVTSGGGVTSIETARRFPVRLVESGPAGGAIFAAQIAARLGESKVLSFDMGGTTAKICLIEKYQPETSRVFEVDRAARFLKGSGLPVRIPVIEMVEIGAGGGSIAHVDAMKRVTVGPESASSEPGPACYGRGGLRPAVTDADVALGMIDPDAFAGGTIKLDPELSKKALLSSVGEPLGLSAETAAYAVHEVVCENMASAARVHAVERGEIVGQHTLIAFGGAAPLHAARVAEKIGVSRVIVPSNAGVGSAVGFLAAPIAYELVRSRHVRLDDFDTEAVSDLLQEMVTEARALVEPGAAGAPVRERRSAFMRYVGQGHEISVELPNRRLNSADLAGLRQKFEADYSAMFERSIPGAAIEVLSWSVLATTDARNPSAVAAVARKPAGKASGSRKFFDGRAGEVIEIPLYRREDMAPGATIAGPAVIAEDETSTFVSNSFDAHIDGAGSIVMERKAA from the coding sequence ATGCTTGAGGGAGCCGAGGTGCGGCTTGCCGTCGATATCGGTGGCACGTTCACCGACATCGTGCTGGACGTGGGTTTGGATCGCAAGACGCGCAAGCTGCTGACGACGCCGCAGCGTCCCGAGCAGGCGGTGCTGGATGGAATGCGTCTCATTCTCGCCGACGCGCGTGCCCATATCAGCGACATCGACGTCTTCATTCACGGCACCACGCTCGCGACCAACGCCATCATCGAGCGCCGTGGCGCCAAGACGGCGCTGATTGCGACCGAAGGCTTTCGCGACGTGCTCGATATCGGCACCGAGAGCCGCTACGACCAGTATGATCTCACCATCGACAAGCCGAGGCCGCTGGCGCCGCGCAGTCTGCGTTTCACCGTGCCCGAGCGCGTCGACGCCCACGGTGCCGTCCGTCTCCCGCTCGACGAAGCGTCGGTGCGTGCACTCGCGCCGAAATTGCGTGAGCTGGGCGTCGAGAGCGTCGCGATCGCCTTCCTGCACTCCTATGCCAATCCCGAGCACGAGCGACGCGCAGCCGCGATCCTGGCCGAGGAGATGCCTGATATCTCCGTGACCGTGTCCTCGGCCGTTTGCCCGGAGATTCGCGAGTATGAGCGCACATCGACTGCGGTCGCGAACGCCTATGTGCAACCCTTGATCGACGGCTATCTCGCCCGCATGGCCGACGCCTTGCAGGTCGAGCAGTTCCGCGGTGCGATCTACCTCGTCACGTCAGGTGGCGGCGTCACGTCGATCGAGACGGCGCGGCGCTTTCCGGTGCGTCTCGTCGAGTCCGGGCCTGCCGGCGGCGCGATCTTCGCGGCGCAGATCGCGGCACGACTCGGCGAGAGCAAGGTGCTGTCCTTCGACATGGGCGGCACCACGGCCAAGATTTGCCTGATCGAAAAATACCAGCCGGAGACCTCGCGCGTGTTCGAGGTCGATCGCGCCGCGCGCTTCCTCAAGGGCTCCGGCCTGCCGGTGCGCATTCCCGTGATCGAGATGGTCGAGATCGGCGCCGGCGGCGGCTCGATCGCCCATGTCGACGCGATGAAGCGCGTCACCGTCGGCCCCGAGAGCGCCTCGTCGGAACCGGGGCCGGCGTGCTACGGCCGTGGCGGCCTGCGTCCGGCTGTGACGGATGCGGACGTCGCGCTCGGCATGATCGACCCCGACGCATTTGCGGGTGGCACGATCAAGCTCGATCCGGAGCTTTCGAAGAAGGCTCTCCTGAGCAGCGTCGGCGAGCCGCTCGGTCTGTCGGCGGAAACTGCGGCCTATGCCGTGCACGAGGTCGTCTGCGAGAACATGGCGAGTGCGGCGCGCGTCCATGCGGTCGAGCGCGGCGAGATCGTCGGCCAGCACACCTTGATCGCCTTCGGCGGTGCCGCGCCGTTGCATGCGGCGCGGGTCGCCGAGAAGATCGGCGTCTCCCGGGTGATCGTGCCGTCGAATGCCGGTGTCGGCTCGGCCGTTGGATTTTTGGCAGCTCCCATCGCCTATGAGCTGGTGCGCAGCCGCCACGTCCGGCTCGATGATTTCGACACTGAGGCGGTGTCGGATCTCCTGCAGGAGATGGTGACCGAGGCGCGCGCGCTGGTCGAGCCGGGCGCTGCCGGTGCGCCGGTGCGCGAGCGTCGCTCCGCCTTCATGCGCTATGTCGGCCAGGGCCACGAGATCTCGGTCGAGCTGCCGAACCGGCGGCTGAATTCGGCCGATCTGGCCGGCCTGCGTCAGAAGTTCGAGGCGGATTATTCCGCGATGTTCGAGCGGTCGATCCCGGGCGCCGCGATCGAGGTGCTGAGCTGGTCGGTGCTCGCGACCACAGATGCCCGCAATCCGTCCGCTGTCGCCGCCGTTGCGCGCAAGCCGGCCGGCAAGGCGAGCGGCAGCCGCAAATTCTTCGACGGCCGGGCAGGCGAGGTGATCGAGATCCCGCTCTACCGCCGCGAGGACATGGCGCCGGGCGCGACCATTGCGGGCCCGGCCGTGATCGCGGAGGACGAGACCTCGACCTTCGTCTCCAACAGTTTCGACGCCCATATCGACGGTGCCGGCAGCATCGTCATGGAACGGAAGGCAGCCTGA
- a CDS encoding NAD-dependent protein deacetylase, with the protein MTNAPLPNHPLRDFVDRHEKLFVLTGAGCSTNSGIPDYRDSNGNWKRTQPVNFQAFMSEEHTRQRYWARSLIGWRRFGQARPNDAHHALAKLEASGRCGMLLTQNVDRLHQSAGHRQVIDLHGRLDLVRCMGCGGKTPRDEFQHALGRANAEWLTLDAADAPDGDADLEHEDFSSFQVPACEACGGILKPDVVFFGENVPRDIVATAQDHLAQADAMLVVGSSLMVYSGFRFVQAAAQREIPIAAVNLGRTRADDLLTLKVEERCEAALAFLL; encoded by the coding sequence ATGACCAATGCTCCGCTGCCAAACCATCCGCTCCGGGATTTCGTCGACCGTCACGAAAAACTGTTCGTGTTGACCGGCGCCGGCTGCAGCACCAATTCGGGCATCCCCGACTATCGCGACAGCAACGGCAACTGGAAACGTACCCAGCCGGTCAACTTCCAGGCCTTCATGTCCGAGGAGCATACGCGCCAGCGCTATTGGGCGCGCAGCCTGATCGGCTGGCGGCGGTTCGGCCAGGCCCGCCCGAACGATGCGCATCATGCGCTGGCTAAGCTCGAGGCGAGCGGCCGGTGCGGGATGCTGCTGACCCAGAACGTCGACCGGCTGCATCAATCCGCCGGCCACCGTCAGGTGATCGACCTGCACGGCCGGCTCGATCTGGTTCGCTGCATGGGCTGCGGCGGCAAGACACCGCGCGATGAATTTCAGCATGCGCTTGGTCGCGCGAATGCGGAATGGCTGACGCTCGATGCGGCCGATGCACCTGATGGCGACGCTGATCTGGAGCACGAGGATTTTTCGTCCTTCCAGGTGCCTGCTTGCGAAGCCTGCGGCGGCATCCTCAAGCCCGACGTCGTGTTCTTCGGCGAGAACGTCCCCCGCGACATCGTCGCCACCGCGCAGGATCATCTGGCGCAAGCCGATGCCATGCTCGTCGTCGGCTCGTCGCTGATGGTCTATTCGGGATTCCGTTTCGTGCAGGCTGCCGCGCAGCGCGAGATTCCGATTGCGGCGGTCAATCTCGGCCGCACCCGCGCCGACGATCTCCTGACGCTCAAGGTCGAGGAGCGCTGCGAAGCGGCGCTTGCATTCCTGCTCTGA
- a CDS encoding DUF1488 domain-containing protein: MIDFPNHNRSYDRTRRAVRFWGHDSAIEASFFIDEGALKRIQPGAPATESEFLNAFDCNRDLICATAARKYVRGSRGSYDLLAGDF, encoded by the coding sequence ATGATCGATTTTCCAAATCACAACCGCTCATATGACCGGACGCGACGTGCGGTGCGGTTCTGGGGTCACGACAGCGCCATCGAAGCCTCGTTCTTCATCGACGAAGGCGCGTTGAAGCGGATTCAACCGGGCGCGCCCGCGACCGAATCGGAATTCCTGAACGCGTTCGATTGCAATCGCGACTTGATATGTGCCACTGCGGCCAGGAAGTATGTCCGTGGCAGCAGGGGCTCCTACGACCTGCTCGCAGGAGATTTCTGA
- a CDS encoding TRAP transporter small permease subunit translates to MVSVSSEAPQSLNAAAPVPLRILLDGIDRLGRLDGWIGGGCLLMLTLLMLCEVATRFLSNFLPFFPPTISIAWEYSSYLMAASFTFGAAMTLRVGGHIRVVLLLKNAPVPVQRALDILSAAAGFAFMAFLTSAMAKFAFGAYVRGQVSTSSDTPLWFPEAVVTFGMLLLTLQFLARAIQAVLGLPLEDHRMKASPVE, encoded by the coding sequence GTGGTGAGCGTTTCGTCCGAAGCACCGCAGAGCCTCAATGCAGCGGCGCCCGTGCCGCTGCGCATCCTGCTCGACGGCATCGATCGGCTCGGCCGGCTCGACGGCTGGATCGGTGGCGGCTGCCTGCTGATGCTGACGCTGCTGATGCTGTGCGAGGTCGCGACGCGCTTCCTCTCGAACTTCCTGCCGTTCTTTCCTCCGACGATCTCGATCGCCTGGGAATATTCTTCTTATCTGATGGCGGCGTCGTTCACTTTCGGCGCCGCCATGACCTTGCGCGTCGGCGGCCACATCCGTGTCGTGCTGCTGCTCAAGAACGCGCCGGTACCGGTGCAGCGTGCGCTCGATATCCTGTCGGCTGCGGCCGGCTTCGCCTTCATGGCGTTCTTGACCTCGGCGATGGCGAAGTTCGCCTTCGGCGCCTATGTGCGCGGCCAGGTCTCGACCTCGAGCGACACGCCGCTGTGGTTTCCGGAAGCCGTCGTCACCTTCGGCATGCTGCTGCTGACGCTGCAGTTCCTGGCGCGCGCGATCCAGGCCGTGCTCGGCCTGCCGCTGGAGGATCATCGCATGAAGGCCTCGCCCGTCGAATGA
- a CDS encoding methyl-accepting chemotaxis protein, translating into MRTNLPVTAVEYPITDETLIVSRTDTKGKLTYFNDQFVEAAGFSEAELMGQPHNIIRHPDMPSAAFENLWATLQQGKPWSGAVKNRRKNGDFYWVLATASPIRENGQIVGYSSIRTKLPADQRAEAEQVYAMIRENRAHAYRLDAGVIRRRSLLDRLAIFNGTLNARLVTLVAALLFFLLAIGGAGLLGTRESNVRMKSIYEDRALPLAQLFEINDRMRDNTALLFEAASNGAAGKPVGEVATRVGANLDKVGKVWSEYMATYLTPEEKGVADAFTPKRMNYVEKGLKPALSLLSQQKYVELAAALAGPARELYDAAKAELDKLVAIQVREAKAEYDAATYEYGWLIGIALALLVLSVTISGLLSRQTIRAIVRPLQRLNDTMLSVNAGKLDNRIVVERDDELGVALRNLQTLQAIVRFDRDELGATQRRSAAERKVEMIKLAGSFESAVGEIIETVSSASTELEASANTLTSTAERGEKLATMVAAASEEASTNVQSVASATEELSSSVNEIGRQVQESARMANEAVEQARLTDQKVGELSMAAARIGDVVELINTIAGQTNLLALNATIEAARAGEAGRGFAVVASEVKALAEQTAKATGEISQQIAGIQGATQDSVNAIKMISSTIKSLSEISSTIAAAVEEQGAATQEIARNVQQAAQGTHQVSSNISDVQRGATETGSASAQVLDAAQALSSDSNRLRTEVGRFLDSVRAA; encoded by the coding sequence ATGCGGACCAATCTTCCGGTCACGGCTGTCGAATATCCGATTACCGATGAGACCCTCATCGTCTCTCGCACTGATACGAAAGGAAAGCTGACCTACTTCAACGATCAGTTCGTCGAAGCGGCGGGGTTTTCCGAGGCGGAGTTGATGGGGCAGCCTCACAACATCATCCGCCATCCGGACATGCCGTCAGCAGCCTTCGAAAATCTGTGGGCGACGCTCCAGCAGGGCAAGCCGTGGTCCGGTGCCGTGAAGAATCGACGCAAGAACGGCGACTTCTACTGGGTGTTGGCAACCGCCTCTCCCATTCGAGAGAACGGCCAGATCGTCGGATACAGCTCCATCCGCACCAAGCTGCCTGCCGATCAACGCGCCGAGGCGGAGCAGGTGTACGCGATGATCCGCGAGAACCGGGCACACGCCTACCGGCTGGATGCCGGCGTCATTCGGCGACGTTCGCTGCTTGACCGGCTTGCCATTTTCAACGGTACGCTGAATGCGCGCCTCGTCACGCTTGTCGCAGCCCTGCTGTTTTTCCTCCTGGCGATTGGAGGGGCGGGCCTGCTGGGCACGCGCGAGAGCAATGTCAGGATGAAATCGATCTACGAGGATCGGGCGCTGCCGCTCGCACAGCTCTTCGAGATCAATGACCGAATGAGGGACAACACGGCGCTGCTGTTCGAAGCCGCCTCCAACGGCGCGGCCGGAAAGCCCGTCGGTGAGGTTGCGACCAGGGTCGGCGCCAATCTGGACAAGGTCGGCAAGGTCTGGTCCGAGTACATGGCAACTTATCTCACACCAGAAGAAAAGGGCGTCGCCGACGCCTTCACGCCGAAGCGGATGAACTATGTCGAGAAGGGATTGAAGCCGGCACTCTCGCTTCTTTCGCAGCAGAAGTACGTGGAGCTTGCTGCCGCCCTCGCGGGACCAGCCCGCGAATTGTACGACGCGGCCAAGGCCGAACTCGACAAGCTGGTGGCAATTCAGGTCAGGGAAGCCAAGGCGGAGTACGACGCGGCGACATACGAGTATGGCTGGCTGATCGGCATTGCCCTGGCGCTCCTGGTCTTGAGCGTCACCATCTCCGGGCTCCTCAGCCGTCAGACCATTCGCGCCATCGTGCGCCCGCTCCAGCGGCTCAATGATACGATGCTGAGCGTCAACGCCGGCAAGCTCGACAACCGCATCGTCGTCGAACGGGACGACGAGCTCGGTGTCGCTCTCAGAAACCTGCAGACGTTGCAGGCCATCGTCCGGTTCGACCGCGATGAGCTCGGCGCGACGCAAAGGCGGTCGGCTGCCGAGCGCAAGGTCGAGATGATCAAACTGGCCGGCAGCTTCGAAAGCGCGGTGGGCGAGATCATCGAAACCGTGTCGTCGGCTTCGACCGAGCTTGAGGCCTCGGCAAACACGCTGACCTCGACCGCGGAGCGCGGCGAGAAGCTTGCGACGATGGTCGCAGCGGCTTCCGAAGAAGCGTCCACCAACGTGCAATCCGTCGCGAGTGCGACGGAAGAGCTGTCGTCCTCCGTCAACGAAATCGGCCGCCAGGTTCAGGAGTCTGCGCGGATGGCCAACGAGGCAGTGGAGCAGGCCCGCCTCACCGATCAGAAGGTCGGCGAACTCTCCATGGCGGCAGCCCGGATCGGTGACGTCGTGGAGCTCATCAACACGATCGCGGGCCAGACCAATCTACTCGCATTGAACGCAACGATCGAGGCCGCGCGGGCTGGCGAAGCCGGCCGTGGTTTTGCCGTGGTGGCCTCCGAAGTGAAGGCCCTGGCCGAGCAGACCGCCAAGGCGACCGGCGAGATCTCCCAGCAGATCGCCGGCATTCAGGGCGCCACTCAAGATTCGGTCAACGCCATCAAGATGATCAGCAGTACGATCAAGTCCTTGTCGGAGATCTCCTCGACCATCGCGGCGGCGGTCGAGGAGCAGGGCGCGGCGACCCAGGAAATTGCGCGCAATGTCCAGCAGGCTGCTCAAGGCACGCATCAGGTCTCGTCGAACATCAGCGACGTCCAGCGTGGCGCCACCGAAACAGGCTCTGCCTCCGCGCAGGTGCTCGACGCGGCGCAAGCGCTTTCAAGCGACAGTAACCGGCTGCGAACGGAAGTCGGTCGCTTTCTCGACAGTGTCAGGGCCGCTTGA
- a CDS encoding glutathione binding-like protein, which translates to MDLYFSPLACSMATRVALYEASAEANYLEVDPPTKTVLSDGSDFRAINPIGLVPTLRTDEGVILTENAAILQYVADRFPQSGLGAAEGIDRTRLHQWLCFIGTELHKGLFVPVLDRKAPQEAKAYVLERNLSRLDYLDNYLKGRDFLLDHFSVADAYLVTVINWTMATPPIELAKWPNVKAYYERLRQRPSVAKAVAEEFELYKAELARKKAAA; encoded by the coding sequence ATGGATCTCTATTTCTCGCCCCTCGCCTGTTCGATGGCAACACGCGTCGCGCTGTACGAAGCCAGCGCCGAGGCGAACTATCTCGAGGTCGACCCGCCGACCAAGACGGTGCTGAGCGACGGCTCCGACTTCCGCGCCATCAATCCGATCGGCCTGGTGCCGACGCTGCGCACCGACGAGGGCGTGATCCTGACCGAGAACGCCGCGATCCTGCAATACGTCGCCGACCGCTTCCCGCAATCGGGGCTCGGTGCGGCCGAGGGCATCGATCGCACGCGGCTGCATCAATGGCTGTGCTTCATCGGCACCGAGTTGCACAAGGGGCTGTTCGTGCCTGTGCTCGACCGCAAGGCGCCGCAGGAAGCGAAGGCCTATGTGCTGGAGAGAAACCTGTCGCGGCTCGACTATCTCGACAATTACCTGAAGGGGCGCGACTTCCTGCTCGACCATTTCAGCGTCGCTGACGCCTACCTCGTCACGGTCATCAACTGGACCATGGCGACGCCGCCGATCGAGCTCGCGAAATGGCCGAACGTGAAGGCCTATTACGAGCGCCTGCGCCAGCGGCCGTCGGTCGCGAAGGCGGTTGCGGAAGAGTTCGAGCTGTACAAGGCAGAGCTCGCGCGCAAGAAGGCGGCGGCATAG
- a CDS encoding TRAP transporter large permease, whose translation MTIEVVALFAILFALLACGVWIGLTLALTATLLLAMFRSIPLDKLLPQYAWNILTTQELLALPLFILMGELLFRTRLSRSLFQGLAPWAGLLPGRLLHVNVIGCTIFAAISGSSAATTQVIGRMSLNELTRRGYSRDIAIGSLAGAGTLGFLIPPSNIMIIYGVLGDVSILKLFTAGVLPGFLLAATFMAWVMLHTTLNRSLVPETEAKLSQVPWSERFAALKDLAPALFLIACVLGSMYGGLATPSEAAAVGVLGAALVAWAQGSMSQQVIRDVLIGSVVTCSMIALIVLGASILGNAAAFLGIPQAVAAFVKGLGLSPFMLIVALIIFYLVLGCFLDGFSMIVMTLPIVLPIVKGAGFDEVWFGVFLVLAVEMAQITPPVGFNLFVIQGLTDDGLGYIARVTLPYLLIMIGFVLLLTLWPGIVTVLPRVLYG comes from the coding sequence ATGACCATCGAAGTCGTCGCCCTGTTTGCGATCCTGTTCGCGCTACTGGCCTGCGGCGTGTGGATCGGCCTGACGCTTGCGCTCACCGCGACGCTGCTGCTGGCGATGTTCCGCTCGATTCCGCTCGACAAGCTCTTGCCGCAATACGCCTGGAATATCCTGACCACGCAGGAGCTGCTGGCGCTGCCGCTGTTCATCCTGATGGGCGAATTGTTGTTTCGCACCCGCCTGTCGCGCTCGCTGTTCCAGGGCCTCGCGCCGTGGGCCGGGTTGCTGCCGGGCCGCCTGCTGCATGTCAACGTGATCGGCTGCACCATCTTCGCGGCGATCTCGGGCTCGTCGGCCGCGACCACGCAGGTGATCGGTCGCATGTCGCTCAACGAGCTCACGCGCCGCGGCTATTCGCGCGACATCGCAATCGGCTCGCTCGCCGGCGCCGGCACGCTCGGCTTCCTGATCCCGCCGTCCAACATCATGATCATCTACGGTGTGCTCGGTGACGTCTCGATCCTGAAGCTGTTCACCGCCGGCGTGCTGCCGGGGTTCCTGCTTGCCGCCACTTTCATGGCCTGGGTGATGCTGCATACGACGCTGAACCGCAGCCTGGTGCCGGAGACGGAAGCCAAGCTCTCGCAGGTGCCGTGGAGCGAGCGCTTCGCCGCGCTGAAGGATCTTGCGCCGGCGCTGTTCCTGATCGCCTGCGTGCTCGGCTCGATGTATGGCGGCCTCGCCACGCCGTCGGAGGCCGCCGCCGTCGGCGTGCTCGGCGCCGCGCTGGTTGCATGGGCGCAGGGCTCGATGTCGCAGCAGGTGATCCGCGACGTGCTGATCGGCTCGGTCGTGACCTGCTCGATGATCGCGCTGATCGTGCTCGGCGCCTCGATCCTGGGCAATGCCGCGGCCTTCCTCGGCATCCCTCAGGCGGTCGCCGCCTTCGTGAAGGGGCTCGGCCTGTCGCCCTTCATGTTGATCGTGGCGCTGATCATCTTCTATCTCGTGCTCGGATGCTTCCTCGACGGCTTCTCGATGATCGTGATGACGCTCCCGATCGTGCTGCCGATCGTGAAGGGGGCCGGCTTCGACGAAGTCTGGTTCGGCGTCTTCCTGGTGCTTGCCGTCGAGATGGCGCAGATCACCCCGCCGGTCGGCTTCAACCTGTTCGTGATCCAGGGCCTCACGGACGACGGCCTCGGCTATATCGCGCGCGTCACGCTGCCCTACCTCCTCATCATGATCGGCTTCGTGCTGCTGCTGACGCTGTGGCCCGGGATCGTCACGGTACTGCCGCGGGTGCTGTACGGGTAA